The Planctellipticum variicoloris DNA window GACGTGCTGTTGATCATTTCGTCGCTCGGAATGCTGCTGGCCGGGGGATGGTTGATCTACAGCAAGGTCGCCTGACGTTGCTGCAATCGGAGCAGATTTGAGTTCTGCGGCCGGTTGTGCTACGTTTCGCGCTGCAGCTCAGGCGGCAGCGTGCGGAGGAGTTCGGGCATGGCGGCGGGCAAGACTATCTTCAAGCGGATCATCGACGGCGAGATCCCGGCGCAGATCGTCTACGAAACCGACCGCTGCCTGGCGTTTCGCGACGTCAACCCGCAGGCGCCGGTGCATGTGCTGGTGATTCCCAAACAGGAGATTGCCAGTCTGGCGGAAGCTGCGGAGGCGGACGAGTCGCTGCTGGGGCATCTGCTGCTGTCGGCCCGCACGATTGCCAGCCAGCTTGGCCTTGAGAATGGTTATCGCACTGTGATCAACTGCGGTCCCGACGGCGGGCAGTCGGTCGATCATCTGCACGTGCATCTGCTGGGCGGACGTCCGCTGGGGTGGCCTCCCGGTTAAGTCAACGCGACCACGAATCCTCAACGGCCGCGAATCACAGGAAGAGAGCTCACAATGGCGTCGCGACAACTGCTGGTAGCGGGATTGGTGGTGGTGACGATGGCGGCGCTGCTGGTCGCTCAGGCGCCACAGGCGCCGGCGACGGGGCTGGCGATGACTGAGGCGGCTAAGGCGTTCCAGGGGACCCTGACTCCGGCGCAACTGGCTCAGACGTCGTTCGCGTATGACGACGCGGAGCGGCTGAACTGGCACTTCATTCCGCGGGAGCGGAAGGGATTGCCGCTGAAGGCGCTGGAAGGGGCGGCTCATAAGGCCGCGCTGGCGCTGATTCACTCCGGGCTGTCGGAGGCCGGTTACGACCAGACGCTGAATATCATGAGTCTCGAAGAGGTGCTGTATCTCCTCGAAGGGGGAGAGCGTCAGGTTCGTCGCGAACGACGCGATCCTCAGAAATACTATCTCAGCATTTTCGGAACCCCCTCGGACAAAGGGGTGTGGGGCTGGCGAGTGGAAGGACACCACATCTCGCTGAATTTCAGCGTCAAAGACGGTCGAGTCGTCGCCAGCACGCCGGAGTTTTTCGGAGCGAATCCGGGGACGATTGAAGCGGGGAAGGGGCGGCAGATTCGGGTGCTGGGGCCCGAGGAAGACATTGCGCGCCAGATTCTGAAACTCTGCACGCCGGAGCAGCAGAAAGCCTGCTGGATCAGCAAGACCGCTCCCGACGAGGTTCCCGGACCCGGCGCTCCACAGGCGGACGTCGGCCCGGCGGTGGGACTGTCGTTCCAGGAGATGTCGGCCGATCAGCAGAAGCTGCTGCAGGACCTGCTGGGCGAATACCTGAAGAACCTGACCGGGGACGTCGAGGCCGAGCGACGGGCAAAGATCAACGCGGCGGGGATGGATGTCATCAAGTTCGCGTGGTGGGGCGAACCCGATCTGCACGAGCGGCATCACTACCGGGTGCAGGGGCCGACGTTTGTGATCGAGTACAACAACACGCAGAACAACGCCAATCACGTGCACTCGATGTGGCGAAGTCTGGATGGCGATTTGAACGTCGCCCGGTCGAAGTAGGCGGCCTTGCGGCCGATGGGGAAATGCGAAGATGACGACGGCTGTGGTGTCCCGTCTCGATGCTTTGTATGCGGAGCGATTTCCCGAGTCGGCCCGGCTCGCCGAGCGGGGCAAGTCGCTGTTTCCGAGCGGCGTGACCCATGACGGACGCTACCTCGAACCGTTTCCGGTCTACGTGCGCGAGGCTCACGGATCGCGAAAGACGACCGTCGAGGGGCATTCGCTGGTCGACTACTGGGTGGGCCACGGGTCGCTGATTCTGGGCCACGGTCACCCGGCGGTGGTTGAAGCGGTGCAGCGGCAGATGGCCCTCGGAACGCACTTTTCGGCCTGCCACGAACTGGAGATGGACTGGGCGGAGCGGGTGCTGGGGCTGCTTCCCGCCGCGGAGCGGATTCGTTTTACGAACAGCGGGACGGAAGCCACGCTGATGGCGATCCGCATCGCCCGCCTGGCGACCGGTCGGCGGAAGGTGGTCAAGTTTATCGGGCACTTCCACGGCTGGCACGATTCGCTGGTGCCGGCCGCCTATGCGCCGTATACCCCGGAGGACTGGTCTCTGCCCGGGGTCTCCGAGGGGGTGTTGTCGGAGACGATTCCGATTCCGCCGAACGATCTCGCGGCGCTGGAGCAGGCCCTTGATGAGCATCGGCCGGCCTGCGTGATTGTCGAAGCCACGGGCGGTCACTGGGGCATGGTGCCCGTGCAGGGAGAATACCTGCGGGAGCTGCGCCGTCTGACAGCGGCCCGCGGCGTGCCGCTGATCTTCGATGAAGTCATCAGCGGATTCCGGGTGCATCCGGGCGGATCTCAGGGGCACTATGGAATCGCCCCGGATATGACGACGCTGGCCAAGATTCTGGCGGGCGGTCTGCCGGGGGGCGCCCTCGTCGGACGGGCGGATCTGCTGGAAGGGCTGGCGTTCGAGAACCGTTTCGGCAAGAAAATGAAGCACCCTGGCACGTACAACGGCAATCCGCTTTCCGCGGCGGCCGGCGTCGCGGCTCTGGACGTGGTCGCGACGGGGGAGCCGGGACGGCACTCGAATCGGATGGCCGCGGTGCTGCGCGGTCGTCTGAACGCACTGTTTGCGGAGAAGTCGGTCGACTGGATCGCGTACGGCGAATTCTCGATGATCCATCTGCTGATGGGCTACGACGGCCCGCGGCCGGATCGGGACGATTTCATTCCGTGCGGCGGCGACTATCGCAAGCTGGATGGCAAGTCCGACCGCCAGTTGGGTTTTGCGTTGCGGCGGGCGCTGTTCGTCGGGGGCGTCGACTGGTTCGGCTCAGGAGCGATGACTTCGGCGGCCCATACCGAGGCGGATGTGGAGATCACGGTGGAGGCTTTCTCGCAGGCGATCGATCTGCTGCGGGAAGGCGGCCGGATTTCGTGAGCTCAGGGCGTCGCGGGAGCTGTGAGGCAGGCCGTCCGGGGCGGATGGTGCGATGAGCAGCCCGGCGATTGTCCGGAACGAGCCGTCCGTTCGGCCGATCGGTCGGGAGATTCTGCGTCTGGCTTTGCCGGTGCTGGCCGAGCAGA harbors:
- a CDS encoding histidine triad nucleotide-binding protein; protein product: MAAGKTIFKRIIDGEIPAQIVYETDRCLAFRDVNPQAPVHVLVIPKQEIASLAEAAEADESLLGHLLLSARTIASQLGLENGYRTVINCGPDGGQSVDHLHVHLLGGRPLGWPPG
- a CDS encoding DUF3500 domain-containing protein, with protein sequence MASRQLLVAGLVVVTMAALLVAQAPQAPATGLAMTEAAKAFQGTLTPAQLAQTSFAYDDAERLNWHFIPRERKGLPLKALEGAAHKAALALIHSGLSEAGYDQTLNIMSLEEVLYLLEGGERQVRRERRDPQKYYLSIFGTPSDKGVWGWRVEGHHISLNFSVKDGRVVASTPEFFGANPGTIEAGKGRQIRVLGPEEDIARQILKLCTPEQQKACWISKTAPDEVPGPGAPQADVGPAVGLSFQEMSADQQKLLQDLLGEYLKNLTGDVEAERRAKINAAGMDVIKFAWWGEPDLHERHHYRVQGPTFVIEYNNTQNNANHVHSMWRSLDGDLNVARSK
- a CDS encoding aspartate aminotransferase family protein codes for the protein MTTAVVSRLDALYAERFPESARLAERGKSLFPSGVTHDGRYLEPFPVYVREAHGSRKTTVEGHSLVDYWVGHGSLILGHGHPAVVEAVQRQMALGTHFSACHELEMDWAERVLGLLPAAERIRFTNSGTEATLMAIRIARLATGRRKVVKFIGHFHGWHDSLVPAAYAPYTPEDWSLPGVSEGVLSETIPIPPNDLAALEQALDEHRPACVIVEATGGHWGMVPVQGEYLRELRRLTAARGVPLIFDEVISGFRVHPGGSQGHYGIAPDMTTLAKILAGGLPGGALVGRADLLEGLAFENRFGKKMKHPGTYNGNPLSAAAGVAALDVVATGEPGRHSNRMAAVLRGRLNALFAEKSVDWIAYGEFSMIHLLMGYDGPRPDRDDFIPCGGDYRKLDGKSDRQLGFALRRALFVGGVDWFGSGAMTSAAHTEADVEITVEAFSQAIDLLREGGRIS